CTTTCGGTTTTTACTTCTGATAATAAAACCTTTCGCCTTTTTCCTTTATTCTTTCACCTCCCTAAAGAATGTATCAACGCGATTATATATTAAACGAAGCGCGCAAGTTTGCCCAATTGCTGGCACGGTTAATGGGCCTGAAGGTGGATGGCGATGACGTGACCTTTCGGCAAGAGTTCAACGCTGCCCTGCAAGCCGAGTATGATATTGCGGCAGAAACCCTGCTGACGCTTGACGAAGATGCATTTACCCAACACATTGAAAATGCTACCTACAGCCCCGAAAAACTAAATGCCCTCGGCCAGTTACTCTACGTTTATGCCGAACCTTTGGAGCAGAACGATGACACCCGCCTGCTGCTGAAAAAAGTACTCATCATATTTGATGCTTTAGAAAGAAAACACCATTTTCAGGCGTTTGAAAACATTGCCAGGCGTAATGATATTTTGCGCTTTTTGAATTGAAAAATACATTAACCCTAATTGTGGGTTCACGTCATTAAAACACGTCATTGCGAGGAACGAAGCAATCTCTGTACATGCAAAGCCGATTTGCCTATCGGACTGTCCTAAGCAGAGATTGCTTCGTTCCTCGCAATGACGTAAGGATATTGACTCGTAATTACCACTCCCAAAATCAACTACATCCCATGAAATGGAAAGTCTGCGCTTCTGAATACATCCACAAAGGCCCATGGGCCACCCTGCGTACCGATCATTGCGAAATGCCTGACGGCCGGCAGGTAAAAGATTATTATGTGCTGGAATACCCTAATTGGGTAAACGCCGTAGCCGTAACCGAAGAAGGTAAAGTGTTGATGGTTCGTCAATACCGCCATGCTGCGGGCATCGTATCGCTGGAAATTCCCGGCGGCGTAATTGATGATGGCGAGGCCCCGGAAGTAGCCATGCGTCGCGAGCTGCTGGAAGAAACAGGTTACCAGTTTGATGATATCGAGCTGATTTCAGTCGTTTATGCCAATCCGTCAACAGCTAATAATCACACCTATTGCTACCTGGCCCGCAACGGCAAAAAAGTACAGGAGCAGGAACTTGACCCTACCGAAGACATTCAGGTTGAAGAATACACCCTGGCTGAGATAAAGCAACTTTTAGCCGAAAACAAAATTGCCCAGGCACTGCATTGCACCGGCTTGTTTTATGCGTTATGGAAGTTGGGGGAGATAGCCCTGTAGAATCCTAAAGTAGAGCCACATATTTTTGGCTCCCATAGATATGGTCTAAAAGCAAAAGAGCCACAAATATGTGGCTCTACATGTTATTTCCATATGTCATTTCGACCAACGGGAGAAATCTTCTCGATCATACATCCCGGCTGATCGCTACGAAAAGGTCCTTCACTTCGTTCAGGATGACATCGTTAATAATTCTTAATTCAGCTTATACGATGCCACCAGGTAAAACTCTGGTATCTGCACGTTAAAAGTAGTGTTGTCCAGCAGGCGCACCATCTGGTACTCGCCTTTCATACTGCCCATATCGGTTTTGAGGTTACAGCCAGATACATACTCGTGGGTTTGGCCCGGCTCAATAACCGGTTGAATGCCAACCACGCCTTCGCCTTCCACTTCGCGGCGGGTGCTGTTGCTATCAAAAATGTGCCAGTGGCGGCGCATTAATTGCACGGTGTAACTACTCAGGTTTTCAATACTGATGCGATAGGCAAACATGAAGTGCTCGTTTGCCGGATTTGAGTACTCGGGCTGGTATTGGGTTTCTACCGTAATTTTAACACCTTCTGTAATCGTTGTCACCATAGCAATCTCCTTTTTTTCAAATATATAGAACCGTTACACAAAAATCAAGCCATCTGCTCGCTATAGTGTTCTGTAACACGGTGCAATATCTCGTCAATCTGCTCAAAAGTATCGGCCACCACCAGTTTCATGCGATATTCTTTAAAATGATCCAGTCCTTTAAAGTAATTGCTATAATGGCGGCGCATCTCAAAAATGCCCGTTTTGGGGCCTTTCCAGGCTATTGATTTCTCTAAATGTGTGCGGCAAACGTCTACACGTTCGGCAATAGTTGGCGGGGCCAGCATTTCGCCGGTTTTAAAATAATGTTTCACCTCGCGGAAAATCCACGGATAGCCAATGGCCGCACGACCGATCATCATGCCATCCACTTCATATTGCATGCGCCATTCAGCAGCCTTTTGTGGCGAATCGATGTCGCCATTGCCAAAAATGGGGATTTTGATCCTCGGATTTTTACGGATCTGGTGGATCAAAGTCCAGTCGGCCACGCCTTTATACATCTGCGCACGGGTGCGGCCGTGTATGGTAAGCGCCTGAATGCCTACATCCTGCAGGCGTTCGGCTACTTCATAAACGTTTTTGGTGTTATCATCCCAGCCCAGGCGGGTTTTTACCGTTACTGGCAGGTGGGTGGCTTTAACAACGGCGCTGGTCATGGCCACCATCTTGTCGATATCCTGCAGCAGGCTGGCGCCGGCACCACGACAGGCCACGTTTTTAACCGGGCAGCCGTAGTTGATATCCATCAGATCGGGACCAGCCGCGGTGGC
This region of Mucilaginibacter yixingensis genomic DNA includes:
- a CDS encoding NUDIX hydrolase; this encodes MKWKVCASEYIHKGPWATLRTDHCEMPDGRQVKDYYVLEYPNWVNAVAVTEEGKVLMVRQYRHAAGIVSLEIPGGVIDDGEAPEVAMRRELLEETGYQFDDIELISVVYANPSTANNHTYCYLARNGKKVQEQELDPTEDIQVEEYTLAEIKQLLAENKIAQALHCTGLFYALWKLGEIAL
- the apaG gene encoding Co2+/Mg2+ efflux protein ApaG is translated as MVTTITEGVKITVETQYQPEYSNPANEHFMFAYRISIENLSSYTVQLMRRHWHIFDSNSTRREVEGEGVVGIQPVIEPGQTHEYVSGCNLKTDMGSMKGEYQMVRLLDNTTFNVQIPEFYLVASYKLN
- the dusB gene encoding tRNA dihydrouridine synthase DusB, whose protein sequence is MSVQIGNIDLGDFPLLLAPMEDVSDPPFRYVCKQNGADLMYTEFISSEGLIRDAAKSRQKLDIFEYERPIGIQIFGSDIEHMREATEIATAAGPDLMDINYGCPVKNVACRGAGASLLQDIDKMVAMTSAVVKATHLPVTVKTRLGWDDNTKNVYEVAERLQDVGIQALTIHGRTRAQMYKGVADWTLIHQIRKNPRIKIPIFGNGDIDSPQKAAEWRMQYEVDGMMIGRAAIGYPWIFREVKHYFKTGEMLAPPTIAERVDVCRTHLEKSIAWKGPKTGIFEMRRHYSNYFKGLDHFKEYRMKLVVADTFEQIDEILHRVTEHYSEQMA